CGAGCCGGAAGCGGCCAAAGCCGGAGGCAAAACCCCGGCGGCCAAGAAAGACGAAGCCAAGGCAGCCATCGACATGTCGAAGATCAAGGCCGCCGGCAGCTCCATCACCAGGGGCAAGGAAGGGAAGATTTTCCTGATCGGCACCTCGGAGATCCTGAAAAACAACCTGCTGGACCAGGCCGGCGAATCTCCCAACGCCCTGTTCGTGATGAATCTGCTCGATTTCCTGAACAACCGCGAAGAGGTCGCCCTGATGCGCGGTAAGCGCCAGCGGTTGAATCTCATGGGCGAGATCAAGGGCGGCACCAAGACCTTCGTCAAGACCTTCAACATCGTCGGTTTGCCGGTCCTGGTCGTTTTGGCCGGCATCCTGATCTGGATCAGGCGCAAGAACCGGCAGAAGAGAATACAGATGCTCTTCCGCAAATGAACCAGGGCGGGCAAGGAGGCTTATCATGAAACTCGGCAAACTTAAAAGCGAACCCATCATCCTGGGCATCGCGATCATCGCCATGCTGCTCTACCTGGCGCTGCGCAATCCCGACCGCATGAATTATCAACTCCCGCGCCTGGCGCCCGTCGCCAAGGCCGACATCGGCCGCGTCGACATCGCCCGGGCCGGGCAGGCGATGCGCCTGGAAAGGAAAGACAACGGCTGGTCCATCCAGCCTCAGGGCTTCGCGGCCGACCCGGCCAAGGCCAACGCCATCGTCGACGCCATCGTCAACCTGAACCTGACGGCGCTGGTCTCCGAATCCAAAAATTATTTGCCGTACGGGCTCGATCGGGAAAACGCCATCACGGTCAAGGCCTATGGGAATGAGCGGCTGCTGCGCGAATTCTCGATCGGTAATGTCGCCTCCACCTACAGCCACACCTACGTGAAACTGGACGTCGACCCGCGCGTCTTCCATGCCCGGAACTCCTTCCGCAGCGATTTTGACCAGAAAGTCGACAACCTGCGCGATAAAACCGTGCTGCAGTTTGACAAAAACGAAATTTCGGCCATTGAGATCAGCAGCGCCGGAGAGAAAATTCTTTTCACGAAAAATATCAAGCCGCTCCAGTTCAAGCCCGGCGACAAGCAAGCGGAAAGCCAAGCGCCGCCGTCGGAGGAGGAGTCGTGGCAGACGGTCGACGGCAAGACGGCGAACGGCAGCGAGTTGAACGGCATCCTCGAGCAGGCCAGCCGGCTGATCTGCGAGGGATTCATCGATGGCAAAACCAAGGACGATTTCAAACAACCGCTGTATTCGCTGCGGCTGAAGGGGGGCAAGGATTTCCTGCTGTCCATTTTCGCGAAAACGGAAAAGGAAATCAGTTATGCGGCCCTTTCTTCGGAGAGTCCATATCCGTTTTTACTCAGCGCTTACAAGGTCGAGAACATCATGAAAAAACCGGCGCTCCTGAAAAACGAAAAAACCACGGCTAAATAAATCAAGCCAGTAATTTTATGCTGGTCTGATTTATCTGTTATGTAGCGGGGTTTTTCCGCCTATTTCAAATGAGGGCGCGACTTTTTGTTATTTTGTTTGAATCGTTTATGATTATCATCATTTTTTTGGAACTTTTTTCATTTCTTGGACTTCATCAACATCGGGATTGGGGGAATATTGTATTTTTTGGAAGTCTTGGTAGTTTCAGTTGTTATTATGGCTGGTCATCATTGATACTCAGACGATCGGGATGGGGCGTGAACTATGCTCAGGAAATGTCTCTCTTTGCCCTTATCACATCTCTTATAGTTGTATTTGTAAATTTGATGAGAGCAGTCACATGTGAAAAGAAGTAAAAATGAATGCTTTTGAAGATTCAACGGGTTTTTTTTCGCGGCGGGGCGATTTTATATAAGAACTCCAGGTCTTCGCAATCGCGATGGCGCTTGACGGCTGCCTTGTTTTTAATAAGCTGCTTCAAGCCGATATAATAAATGGGATACTCGTTTTTGCCTATTTTGATCTTTTCGATGATTTTATCTTTCCAGGCCTGGGTAAATGATACGGCCGATATTTGGCTGAGCAAATCTAGCCGGTTGGGGGGAAGCCCGAATTGGATGATCAGATTTTTTGCGGATAGATCTTGCGGTGATTCGATTCCGGGGATATTCCCATGCCAAAAGTCATTCAAGGCATTATATAGACGCTGGGAATTTTCGGGAGCAGGATCGTAAAAAATATCCATGTCGCCGGTAAGTCGGGCGTGGCCGTAGTAAATGACCGCTTCGCCGCCAACGATGACATAACGAACCAGGTAAATAGACAGCAATTCAAGGAATTCCTGCGCGTCCTTTGAAAAATGTGATGCGTTCATCTGCCAGGGTGGGAAGAGCGGATGTCGGGGGCATGCTTGCCGAAAACTCGCTCCTTTAATTCCTTAGCTGCCTGCTGCCGTTGTTCCGGGGTCAGTGAAATTTGTTGCAGGATATCCCACTGCTTGGCAGCGGAAAAACTCATCGCTTTGTTGAATGAACGATCGGTTTGGAGGGAAGAGCAAACACTTTTTAGTTGTTTCCCCTCCACTTTTTTTGAAGGGCTTTGCTTTTTTTTCATTAAATAATTATAGCTCCTTGCGGACAAATATTCAACCCGGGTTTTGCTTATTTTTCGGCTGTTTGCTATAATTAATCCATAAAGAAAATAATCCACATCAACATTTTAGAAGGTGTGGAGACGCTGGACTTTGAATACTGGAGGAAGGTAACACCAGAAGAGAGGTTGGATGCACTCCAACATCTGCGGGAGATGGTTTTAGGTCTAAAAAGTGAAAAAGAGAGAAGAATAAAAAAAGTTATCAAGATTATTAAATTGGAAAAATATAGTAGCTAAGTGATTCTGGATTCGGTTATTGTCTTAGACGTCATTGTATGATAAAAATAAGCCATGAAAGTGCAATTGACGCCCGCGGCGCTGCAGGAAATCGCCGTTCTGCGCTCAAGCGGCTACAAGGGGGCGGGATTCTTGCTGGGCAGCGCCATGGGACGTTTCATCATCATCGACCAGCTCCTGCCGTTCGATTTCGACCGCGCCAGCGGCGATGAGATCTACCGCTCCGTTTGCGCGAATTACCAGCAGCGGCTGCAGGGGGTGTTCTTTTGCCGGCGCCGGCCCTTTGTCCTCGATCGCTTTTTGCAGGACCTGGTCATGGTGATCGACGGCAAGCAGATCGAAATCCGGCGCTGTGAATTTTCCGCGGCGAAGCGGAAAAGCGTCCTGGTGCCGCTGTTGGAGGACAAGGAGGAAAAATGGGAAAATTGAGCCGGCAGGAACAGCAGGAGCTTCTTGCCCTGGCCCGCAGCACCATCAAAAAACACCTGGCTTCGGGCAAGGCGGAATATCCTCCCGTTAGCAATCCCGTTTTCAATGAAAAACGGGGGGTGTTCGTCACCCTGCACCACCGCGGCGACCTGCGCGGCTGCATCGGCTATCCGCTGCCCTACAAGCCCCTCTGGGAAGCCGTGATCGACAATGCCATCGCCGCTGCCAGCCAGGATCCCCGCTTTCCGGCGGTCATGGTGGCGGAGCTGCCCGAACTCGACATCGAGATTTCCGTCCTGACCGTCCCGCAACCGGTCGCCGGTCACGAACAGGTGAAGGTCGGCCGCGACGGCATCATCATCAGCAAGGGCTTTCAGCGCGGCCTGCTGCTCCCACAGGTGCCTCTGGAGCAGGGCTGGGACCTCGAGCAGTACATTTCCTACGGCTGCCTCAAGGCCGGGCTGGACCGGGACGAGTGGAAGCGCGGGGTGAAAATAGAGACCTTTCAAGCCCAGGTCTTCGGCGAAAAAGAGGTGGCTGAAACGCCATGAACCGCAGCCGCTGCCTCGAGATCCAAAGCCGGCAGGAGATCGAGTTCATCGACATCACGGCGGCGCTGCGCGAGTTCGTGCGCGCCAGCAAATGCCGGGAGGGGGTGCTCCTGGTTTTCGCTCCGCACACCACGGCCGGGGTGACCATCAATGAGAACGCCGACCCGGACGTCCGTCACGATATCGGGGAATTTTTCAAGCGCCGCCTCCCGCAGCAGGATTATTTCCGGCACGGCGAAGGCAATTCGCCGGCGCATATCCTGTCCAGCCTGGTATCGGCTTCCGAGACCCTGATCATCGAAAACGGCGAACCGCTCCTGGGCACCTGGCAGGGTGTTTTCTTCTGCGAGTTCGACGGCCCGCGCCAGCGCCGGGTCCATTTGAAGATAGTCCCCGGTTGAGCCATGGCTGCCGAAAGCGGTGAAGACAGGCGCGGGATCTCTTCCCGGCTCCGCTTCCTTCTGTTTTTCTTTTTGATCCTTGCCGCGATTTCAGCGCTGCTCCACGTGGAGAAGTTTCGCCGCCTGCAGGACATCGACCGGGGCAGGGAGAAGCTTGCCGCGCTGGTGCGTGCCCGGCCGGTAGAGCACACCATGGCGCGGCGCGCCCGCTTCTACCGTGTCCAGTACTGCCTGGGCTATCCCGAAGCCGCCTCCCTGGCCGTCGCCGACCTCTCCCGCCGCTTGTGCGTTGTTTTCGGTCCGGCACGGATCATCGGCCTGCAGATCGATCCTAGCTTGCGCGATCTCCGCTTCGAATTGGTCATCGGTATCCAGGAAGAGCCGGGCCTCCCCGGGGCCGGGAAGGCGCTGGAAACATTTGCCGGCCTCTACATGGAACTTGGCGATTTTGCCGATCTCTCCGACCTGTCTTTTATAAAAAATGATCCGACTGACGGCGGTCTGAATGTCTTCACCGTCACCGGCCAAGCGGAGCTGCCATGAGGCCGGGAAAACTGGCGGCCGCGCTGTTTCGCCTCCTGATCGGGCTGGCTATGATATTGGCTTTTGTTGTCCTGGACTGGTATCCGTTGGTCAGGGAACTTGGCGGCCTGCGCCGCGAGCAAAAAGACCTGAAGCGGAAAACAACGGAATACAACGCCCTGTCGGCCCGCTTCGCCTTTCCCGATGCCCGGGAGCAAGCGCTGCTTGCCGGCAGCGACAGCAACTTGCTGCGGGCGCTGCCGCAGATTGAGCGGGACGAGGCCTGGGAGACGATGGTTCAATCCGCGTTGCTCGAGGGGGCCGCTAGGGAAGGCATCCCCGACGTCAGGGTCTGGGTCACATCCCAAGCGTCGGCCGCCGAGCCGAAGACTGGCGGCCAGCCGCTGTCTGCTCCGCTTTTCGACTGGATCTTTCGCCGCCAAGCCGCGCCACTGGCCGACGGGTTCGCGCTTGCCGCCAACCCCGGCCGCTTCCGCTGGTATGGGATCTTCAGCGGCTTGGAGTCGGGCCGCGGGCGACTGGCCAGCCGCCCACTGGCCGTGGCCGTCATGGCGCCGCTGGCGAAGCTGCTGAATTTCATCCAGCGCACATTTCGGGGCGCCGGTCGATTGGAGATCGTCCGCCTGCGCCTGGAGCCCAGCCTTCCCTTTTCCCGCGCCTGGCTAACCTGCCGCGGCAGCTATCTGAGCAACGGTCCTTCCCGCTGGCTTCTTCCGCAAGGGGCCGGGAGCGACGACGGCTTGCTGGTCGATCCCGATTCGCCCCTGCTGGGACAGCGGGTTGTCTCCGGGCGCTGAGCCGACGCTTGGATTCACTCCTCCCTGGCCACGCTGTCGCGCAAGTCGAAGAGAAGCCAGTTCCTCTGCTTGATCGCCTTCCTCTCCCTGGCGACCAGGGCAAGGAATTTCTTGATGCCCCGCGCTTCGTTGCCGTTGCCGTGAATGAGGATAATGCTGCCGGGCCGTGACGCCTGCCTCTTGG
This Candidatus Aminicenantes bacterium DNA region includes the following protein-coding sequences:
- a CDS encoding DUF4340 domain-containing protein, whose protein sequence is MKLGKLKSEPIILGIAIIAMLLYLALRNPDRMNYQLPRLAPVAKADIGRVDIARAGQAMRLERKDNGWSIQPQGFAADPAKANAIVDAIVNLNLTALVSESKNYLPYGLDRENAITVKAYGNERLLREFSIGNVASTYSHTYVKLDVDPRVFHARNSFRSDFDQKVDNLRDKTVLQFDKNEISAIEISSAGEKILFTKNIKPLQFKPGDKQAESQAPPSEEESWQTVDGKTANGSELNGILEQASRLICEGFIDGKTKDDFKQPLYSLRLKGGKDFLLSIFAKTEKEISYAALSSESPYPFLLSAYKVENIMKKPALLKNEKTTAK
- the amrA gene encoding AmmeMemoRadiSam system protein A; amino-acid sequence: MGKLSRQEQQELLALARSTIKKHLASGKAEYPPVSNPVFNEKRGVFVTLHHRGDLRGCIGYPLPYKPLWEAVIDNAIAAASQDPRFPAVMVAELPELDIEISVLTVPQPVAGHEQVKVGRDGIIISKGFQRGLLLPQVPLEQGWDLEQYISYGCLKAGLDRDEWKRGVKIETFQAQVFGEKEVAETP
- a CDS encoding secondary thiamine-phosphate synthase enzyme YjbQ, producing MNRSRCLEIQSRQEIEFIDITAALREFVRASKCREGVLLVFAPHTTAGVTINENADPDVRHDIGEFFKRRLPQQDYFRHGEGNSPAHILSSLVSASETLIIENGEPLLGTWQGVFFCEFDGPRQRRVHLKIVPG